Within the Salvia hispanica cultivar TCC Black 2014 chromosome 4, UniMelb_Shisp_WGS_1.0, whole genome shotgun sequence genome, the region ACATCACATGTTactatttgaatatatttttttaattgatacaAATTGAAAAGATTGAGATTGAATTGTTGATTTGACTTTACTTGCACTAAAGACTTCAAGGGATATTCATATCAAGGTAGTAATATGGCATGGTGATGAAAGGCTAGAACCAAGTCTATAGAGATTAAGACAAAGTCAGCATTagattcatataatttcattaCATATAAACCTCCATGCCTATGTACTTGGAGGACTGACACAATGGACACACACTCAACTTGCTTTCACATTCTTTACACAAACATACATGTTTACAAGGTAACAAAAGCATGCACACTTCCTTCAATCTACACACCTTACACCTCATCAACTCCTTCCTGTCCTTGGGGAGGAGGAAGTCGACCGGGCCGCCATTGCAGCACGATGCCGTGTCGTCAACCTCGCTATCCCCACACCCTTCTTTACTGTCCCTGCTTTGCGCATAAGCCTGCTCTAGGTTGTGCTTGAGGGCGTTGATCATGTTCTCGCTGTAATTTGCCTGTTGCTGCCAAGCGTTTGCCTCCAGAACGAGTTGTTCCATCCGCAGTTCAAGCTCCACGTTCTTTTTGTTGATATCTTCCACCTCGGCCTCTTTCTCCCGGAACTTTTGCAGAACCTTCTCTTCAACGTATGACAAGGTCTGGAGTTGGGTTGCTTGGAATTTTTCTAGAATAGCTTGTCGCAGACGTTCACCCTGTCCAAAGATAATCAAACCATTTCCAAATGAGACGGAATTCATTGTAATCACAATAGAAGTAAAAGAGAGTTAGGAAAACTACACATTTCTCTGGCACAAAATTAGATCCAAGTTGCttaattgtatttaattttaaagttcaacAAACAATTAGTGTTGAGTAAATCAGTAGCAAAAGAGCTGCACTTTTGCCTCAAATTTGGGTCGTAATGCAAACAATTAGGTGTtaaaaaaactagtactagCAAGGATGGGAAAATCCTAAACCTAGAAAGTGAATTTTCTTCTAAAATGCTACCTACACATGAATTTATCTATTGTAATCTATGATGCTACACAATTCGTCTTGTCAGGCTTGGAGATGAAGTTTGTAACTTTCAAGTCTGATATTCCTAGGATTTGCAGAAAATGAACTTTGCAGATTAAGAGAGATGGATAAAAAGGGCAACGAGATGTTTGCTCCATCAAGAAGATTATAATCAAACAGCCATGtccattttcaaagttttgAATATGTTCATGACATTCACTAGTATCAAGCATGTGTTTTTCGTTGTTGTACGAACTTGAGAAAGAACTTACCAAGcaacataacaaaataatagcaatacACAGCCAAGAGCAATGCAGAAAAATACAATGGACCAGGCATTATGTTTAAACAATGATTTTGCATAATTACATGTTCATACACCAAAAGTGTAAACACATAGTATATCACTTTGAAAGGATCCGCAAGTACTAGATAGCCTTCAAAGTtgaaacataaacaaaaaaaagtccaAACAGCTGTG harbors:
- the LOC125218940 gene encoding probable BOI-related E3 ubiquitin-protein ligase 2; protein product: MDMYNSNVDGRISQQVPYFNTPNLLDHHPPYIPPFQVAGLAPGLPHEENELDSQWNLGLEAKKKRPIEQVFLENNLNKSNSSNNSQISSVDLLQPRSVSTGLGLSLDNPRLASSGDSPLLGLVGDALDRELQSQDAEIDRYIKVQGERLRQAILEKFQATQLQTLSYVEEKVLQKFREKEAEVEDINKKNVELELRMEQLVLEANAWQQQANYSENMINALKHNLEQAYAQSRDSKEGCGDSEVDDTASCCNGGPVDFLLPKDRKELMRCKVCRLKEVCMLLLPCKHVCLCKECESKLSVCPLCQSSKYIGMEVYM